The following proteins come from a genomic window of Streptococcus oralis:
- the hisS gene encoding histidine--tRNA ligase, translated as MKLQKPKGTQDILPAESAKWQYVEGFAREIFKRYNYAEVRTPIFEHYEVISRSVGDTTDIVTKEMYDFYDKGDRHITLRPEGTAPVVRSYVENKLFAPEVQKPSKFYYMGPMFRYERPQAGRLRQFHQIGVECFGSSNPATDVETIAMAAHFLKEIGIQGVKLHLNTLGNPESRAAYRQALIDYLTPLKETLSKDSQRRLEENPLRVLDSKEKEDKEAVENAPSILDFLDEESQAHFNAVRQMLETLGVDYIIDTNMVRGLDYYNHTIFEFITEIEGNDLTVCAGGRYDGLVAYFGGPETAGFGFGLGVERLLLILEKQGVALPIENALDVYIAVLGEGANVQALELVQALRQQGFKAERDYLNRKLKAQFKSADIFAAKTLITLGESEVESGQVTVKNNQTREEVQVSLDAISQNFSEIFEKLGF; from the coding sequence ATGAAATTACAAAAACCAAAAGGAACGCAGGATATTTTACCTGCTGAGTCTGCCAAGTGGCAGTATGTTGAGGGCTTTGCCCGTGAAATTTTCAAGCGCTATAACTATGCGGAAGTGCGCACGCCTATTTTTGAGCATTACGAGGTCATCAGTCGCTCTGTCGGAGATACAACGGATATTGTAACCAAGGAAATGTACGATTTCTATGACAAGGGTGATCGTCATATCACCCTTCGTCCAGAAGGAACTGCGCCCGTTGTCCGCTCTTATGTGGAAAATAAACTCTTCGCCCCAGAAGTGCAAAAGCCAAGTAAGTTCTACTACATGGGCCCAATGTTCCGTTATGAGCGTCCACAAGCAGGGCGTTTGCGTCAGTTCCACCAGATTGGTGTCGAGTGCTTTGGCTCTAGCAATCCAGCTACCGATGTGGAAACCATCGCTATGGCAGCTCATTTCTTGAAAGAAATCGGCATTCAAGGTGTCAAACTGCATCTTAACACTCTTGGAAATCCTGAGAGCCGTGCGGCTTATCGTCAGGCCTTGATCGACTATTTGACACCGCTCAAGGAGACCTTGTCGAAGGATAGCCAACGTCGTTTGGAGGAAAATCCTCTCCGTGTTTTAGACTCTAAGGAAAAAGAAGACAAGGAGGCAGTGGAGAATGCGCCGTCTATTTTGGACTTCCTTGATGAAGAAAGCCAGGCCCACTTTAATGCTGTGCGTCAGATGTTGGAAACTCTCGGAGTAGACTATATCATCGATACCAATATGGTACGTGGTTTGGACTACTACAACCACACGATTTTCGAGTTTATCACTGAGATCGAGGGCAATGACTTGACCGTCTGTGCAGGTGGTCGCTACGATGGTTTGGTTGCCTACTTTGGTGGTCCTGAAACTGCTGGATTTGGATTTGGCCTTGGTGTAGAGCGCCTGCTTCTCATCCTTGAAAAGCAAGGTGTGGCCCTCCCTATCGAAAACGCTCTAGATGTTTATATCGCAGTCTTGGGTGAAGGAGCAAATGTCCAGGCCTTGGAATTGGTACAAGCCCTTCGTCAGCAAGGTTTCAAAGCAGAGCGTGATTACCTCAACCGAAAGCTCAAAGCTCAGTTTAAGTCAGCCGATATCTTTGCTGCTAAGACCCTCATCACCCTAGGAGAGAGCGAAGTCGAAAGCGGACAAGTGACGGTTAAGAACAACCAAACACGAGAAGAAGTGCAAGTGTCACTTGATGCTATCAGCCAAAACTTCTCAGAAATCTTTGAAAAATTAGGCTTTTAA
- a CDS encoding helix-turn-helix transcriptional regulator, which produces MLKNRLKELRARDGLNQTELAKLAGVSRQTISLLERDEYTPSIVIALKISQIFNEPVESVFRLEEDE; this is translated from the coding sequence ATGCTAAAAAATCGTCTAAAAGAGCTTCGGGCTCGCGATGGCCTCAACCAAACCGAACTAGCCAAGTTAGCAGGAGTTTCCAGACAGACCATTAGCCTACTAGAACGGGACGAATACACCCCGTCCATTGTGATCGCCCTGAAGATTTCACAGATATTCAATGAACCAGTCGAGTCGGTATTTCGCTTGGAGGAGGACGAGTGA
- a CDS encoding PspC domain-containing protein, with the protein MKKFLADFQVDTEHKELAGVCAGLGNYFNIQTNAIRLVLVLLFLSSTEFGILTVTLYAYLAGWLSKEPLGVSETKARNQAILLFTVCLILVSLGSEGLTSIFESGKVLGQWLVGLV; encoded by the coding sequence ATGAAAAAGTTTTTAGCAGATTTTCAAGTAGATACGGAACACAAGGAACTTGCAGGTGTCTGTGCGGGTTTAGGAAATTATTTTAACATCCAGACCAATGCCATTCGTTTAGTGCTGGTTTTGTTGTTTCTTTCTTCGACTGAATTTGGGATTTTGACAGTCACTCTGTATGCCTATCTTGCCGGTTGGCTAAGTAAAGAGCCTTTGGGGGTTAGTGAGACAAAAGCAAGAAACCAAGCTATTCTCTTGTTTACTGTTTGTTTGATTTTAGTATCACTTGGTTCAGAGGGATTGACATCTATTTTTGAATCAGGTAAAGTGCTTGGTCAGTGGTTGGTTGGATTGGTTTAG
- a CDS encoding DUF3169 family protein produces MKKKHLLILLGSLLLGVLLGMIGTGFADLRSGISQDQVLFVLDTFFFWLGIISTILALYFTRMSRKAYNNYQREEDDEQSEQDYIRMYRFLDYGTVANSTLLVSMLFSLVTMFPEFRLSLSPFLLTILVIFVGSYCFNTTSLIRNYKLSIMATPKEMLELLNTYDEGEKQAEMEEAYLILFKINQTILPAIYILLMVLSLVLGEVQLIALIIAVAIHIYINLAQLRKTKRYFK; encoded by the coding sequence ATGAAAAAGAAACATTTATTAATTTTGTTGGGGAGTTTACTGTTAGGTGTTTTATTGGGAATGATCGGTACTGGCTTTGCTGATCTTCGTTCAGGAATTTCTCAAGATCAAGTACTGTTTGTTTTGGATACCTTCTTTTTCTGGCTTGGGATTATTTCAACAATTTTAGCTCTTTATTTTACCAGAATGAGTCGTAAAGCCTACAATAACTACCAAAGAGAAGAAGACGATGAACAAAGTGAACAAGACTATATTAGGATGTATCGTTTCTTAGATTATGGTACAGTGGCTAACAGTACTTTGCTAGTTAGTATGTTATTCAGCTTAGTTACCATGTTTCCTGAGTTTAGATTATCTTTATCTCCTTTTCTCTTAACCATACTTGTAATTTTTGTGGGTAGCTACTGCTTCAACACGACTAGCTTGATCCGTAATTATAAACTTTCTATCATGGCAACCCCTAAGGAAATGTTAGAACTCCTAAATACTTATGATGAGGGAGAAAAACAAGCAGAAATGGAAGAGGCTTATTTAATTTTGTTCAAGATTAATCAGACGATCTTGCCAGCTATCTACATTCTCTTGATGGTTTTATCACTGGTGTTAGGTGAAGTACAGTTGATTGCTTTAATTATAGCGGTTGCTATTCACATTTATATTAACCTTGCACAATTAAGAAAAACAAAACGTTACTTTAAGTAA
- a CDS encoding ABC transporter ATP-binding protein, which translates to MIRVENVSKSFGSKKALHQISFEIQEGEIFGFLGPSGSGKTTMINVLTGQLAADQGETVLLGKSSRNLTSNDLEQIGIVSDSSGFYEKMSLYKNLLIYAKLYGLKASRVDTVLDQVGLSDAKNLIAEKLSTGMKQRMFLARALLNAPKILFLDEPTSGLDPTTSKSIHALLQELKQAGTTIFLTTHDMNEATLLCDRLSLLNKGNLIEYGSPQEIIQKYHVDKKVRLRYQDGREQVIPFEELPHLNTTNLIAVHSCEPTLEEIFIRLTGEKLDV; encoded by the coding sequence ATGATTCGTGTTGAAAATGTAAGCAAAAGTTTTGGAAGCAAGAAAGCTCTGCATCAGATTTCTTTTGAGATTCAAGAGGGTGAAATTTTTGGCTTCCTAGGGCCCTCAGGTTCAGGTAAAACAACTATGATCAATGTTCTGACGGGGCAGTTAGCTGCAGATCAGGGTGAGACCGTTCTTCTAGGAAAGTCCTCTCGAAATTTGACTTCAAATGATTTGGAACAAATCGGGATTGTTAGTGATAGCAGTGGCTTTTATGAAAAGATGAGCCTCTATAAAAATCTGCTCATTTATGCAAAATTATACGGTCTTAAAGCTTCTAGAGTAGATACAGTGCTTGATCAAGTTGGGTTATCAGATGCCAAAAATCTTATCGCGGAAAAACTATCTACAGGTATGAAACAGCGAATGTTCTTGGCTCGTGCTCTTCTAAATGCCCCTAAAATCCTCTTTCTAGATGAGCCGACAAGTGGTCTTGATCCTACCACTTCAAAATCGATTCATGCTCTTTTACAGGAACTGAAGCAGGCTGGTACAACGATCTTTTTAACAACCCACGATATGAATGAAGCAACCTTGCTTTGCGATCGACTCTCTCTTTTAAATAAGGGGAACTTGATTGAGTATGGTAGCCCACAAGAGATTATCCAGAAATACCATGTGGATAAAAAGGTCCGTTTACGCTACCAAGATGGACGCGAGCAAGTGATTCCTTTTGAAGAATTGCCCCATTTGAATACGACAAATCTAATAGCTGTTCATTCTTGTGAACCGACTTTAGAAGAAATCTTTATTAGATTGACAGGAGAAAAGTTAGATGTTTAG
- a CDS encoding ABC transporter permease, which translates to MFRKLNALLWLRLQVLISNSTLLATLLMPFGLTVLYNEFLNKSGELSMFLLSMSLTMVLSMGSGYMVSIMMAEDKEKRNLKSLILSGVTATEYTFSMLVLPLLIMLLGMILLPIYLKVDVSGYLFAYVIYLILATISIIFLNLLIGAVSDTQSKAQVYSLFPMLIVSFLPMIASQNDMVQKVVDYSFIGPIANLLNKKGGEISFSNIGMLLVWVVVLGIANLFVLKNSYKGK; encoded by the coding sequence ATGTTTAGAAAATTAAATGCCCTTCTTTGGTTAAGGTTACAAGTTCTTATTAGCAATTCAACCTTGTTAGCGACATTATTGATGCCTTTTGGACTGACTGTTCTATATAATGAGTTCTTAAACAAGAGTGGAGAATTAAGTATGTTTCTCCTTTCTATGAGTTTGACGATGGTCTTGAGTATGGGAAGTGGTTATATGGTATCGATTATGATGGCAGAAGATAAGGAAAAGCGCAATCTTAAATCACTCATACTAAGTGGAGTGACAGCAACAGAATATACTTTCAGTATGCTCGTTCTCCCTTTGTTGATTATGTTGCTTGGAATGATTTTACTACCAATCTATCTTAAAGTAGATGTATCAGGTTACTTATTTGCCTATGTTATCTATTTGATCCTAGCAACTATTAGTATTATTTTTCTCAACCTTCTAATCGGTGCGGTGTCAGATACTCAGTCTAAAGCGCAAGTCTATAGTCTCTTCCCTATGTTAATCGTCTCATTTTTACCTATGATTGCTTCTCAAAATGATATGGTTCAAAAAGTGGTGGATTACTCGTTCATCGGTCCTATTGCAAATCTTTTAAATAAAAAAGGTGGGGAAATATCTTTTTCTAATATTGGTATGTTACTTGTCTGGGTAGTTGTGTTAGGAATAGCAAACCTCTTCGTATTGAAAAATAGTTATAAAGGAAAGTAG
- a CDS encoding CPBP family intramembrane glutamic endopeptidase — protein MNLLKNLGWFILAVLSFFFGYGLVQSMALSALGLGASIFGVLPLYIALSGAYVYGVYKWYQTEKVSIQTTAFNRFIWLPTLVLLVAIAAQFFLPDDPSANQQIVSQLTLAQPVFGFFMVVVFAPLTEELIFRGMLARYLFPKQNNSKQTALFLLVSSVLFALIHFPGTLQQFLVYASLGLSLGLAYVSRKGLLYSISLHALNNLIGFLMILML, from the coding sequence ATGAACTTACTTAAAAATCTTGGCTGGTTTATTCTAGCTGTTCTATCCTTTTTCTTTGGTTATGGTCTGGTTCAGAGTATGGCGTTATCAGCTCTTGGACTAGGGGCTTCAATCTTTGGAGTCTTACCACTTTATATCGCTCTGTCAGGGGCCTATGTTTATGGAGTTTACAAGTGGTATCAGACAGAAAAGGTTAGCATCCAGACGACTGCTTTTAATCGTTTCATTTGGTTGCCAACCTTGGTTTTGCTGGTGGCTATTGCAGCCCAGTTCTTTTTGCCAGATGATCCGTCGGCCAATCAACAGATTGTATCACAATTGACACTAGCTCAGCCTGTCTTTGGTTTCTTTATGGTGGTGGTCTTTGCTCCTCTGACGGAAGAACTCATCTTTAGAGGGATGTTGGCGCGCTATCTCTTTCCTAAACAGAATAACAGCAAACAGACAGCTCTGTTTCTCCTCGTATCGAGTGTGCTCTTTGCCTTGATTCATTTTCCAGGGACTTTGCAACAGTTTTTAGTTTATGCTAGTCTGGGATTGAGTTTGGGTCTGGCTTATGTGAGCCGAAAAGGTCTTCTTTACAGCATTTCTTTACACGCTTTGAATAATTTAATCGGCTTTTTGATGATACTCATGCTATAA
- the aspS gene encoding aspartate--tRNA ligase, whose amino-acid sequence MKRSMYAGRVREEHIGQEITLKGWVGRRRDLGGLIFIDLRDREGIMQLVINPEKVSAEVMATAESLRSEFVIEVTGQVAAREQANDKLPTGAVELNVTALTVLNTAKTTPFEIKDGIEANDDTRLRYRYLDLRRPEMLENLKLRAKVTHSIRNYLDELEFIDVETPFLSKSTPEGARDYLVPSRVNKGHFYALPQSPQITKQLLMNAGFDRYYQIVKCFRDEDLRGDRQPEFTQVDLETSFLSEQEIQDITEGLIARVMKETKGIEVTLPFPRMKYDDAMALYGSDKPDTRFDMLLQDLTEVVKGVDFKVFSEAPAVKTIVVKGAADKYSRKDIDKMTEVAKQYGAKGLAWVKVVDGELNGPVAKFLTGIQADLTAALGLEDKDLVLFVADTLEVANATLGALRGRIAKELGLIDSDKFNFLWIVDWPMFEWSEEEDRYMSAHHPFTLPQEETAHELEGDLAKVRAIAYDIVLNGYELGGGSLRINQKDLQERMFKALGFSAEEANDQFGFLLEAMDYGFPPHGGLAIGLDRFVMLLAGEENIREVIAFPKNNKATDPMTQAPSTVALKQLEELSLQVEEDETSKTN is encoded by the coding sequence ATGAAACGTAGTATGTATGCTGGTCGTGTTCGTGAGGAACACATCGGACAAGAAATTACCTTGAAAGGATGGGTTGGCCGTCGTCGTGACTTGGGTGGTTTGATCTTTATCGACCTTCGTGACCGTGAAGGGATCATGCAGTTGGTTATCAACCCTGAAAAAGTTTCTGCAGAGGTTATGGCAACAGCTGAAAGTCTTCGTAGCGAATTTGTCATCGAGGTGACTGGACAAGTTGCTGCGCGTGAGCAAGCCAATGATAAATTGCCGACTGGTGCGGTTGAGTTGAACGTGACAGCTTTGACAGTGCTGAATACAGCTAAAACAACGCCATTTGAGATTAAGGATGGGATTGAGGCCAATGACGATACACGTTTGCGTTACCGTTACCTTGACCTTCGTCGTCCAGAAATGCTAGAAAACCTTAAGCTTCGTGCCAAGGTGACTCACTCTATCCGCAACTACTTGGATGAGTTGGAGTTTATCGATGTGGAGACGCCATTCCTTTCTAAGTCAACACCAGAAGGGGCGCGTGACTATTTGGTGCCATCTCGTGTCAATAAAGGGCATTTCTACGCTCTTCCTCAGAGCCCGCAGATTACCAAACAGCTCTTGATGAATGCTGGTTTTGATCGTTATTACCAAATCGTTAAATGTTTCCGTGACGAGGACTTGCGTGGAGACCGTCAGCCTGAGTTTACCCAGGTCGACTTGGAAACGTCATTCCTTAGTGAGCAAGAAATCCAAGATATCACAGAAGGCTTGATTGCGCGGGTGATGAAAGAAACAAAAGGCATCGAAGTGACGCTTCCATTTCCTCGTATGAAGTACGATGATGCTATGGCCCTTTATGGTTCTGACAAGCCAGATACGCGTTTTGACATGTTGCTTCAGGACCTGACAGAAGTTGTCAAGGGTGTTGATTTTAAAGTCTTCTCAGAAGCACCTGCTGTTAAAACCATTGTCGTCAAAGGGGCTGCGGACAAGTACTCACGTAAAGACATCGACAAGATGACCGAAGTAGCCAAACAGTACGGTGCCAAAGGTCTTGCTTGGGTCAAGGTAGTTGATGGAGAATTAAACGGACCGGTTGCCAAGTTCTTGACTGGGATCCAAGCAGACTTGACTGCAGCGCTTGGTCTTGAAGACAAGGATTTGGTTCTCTTTGTGGCGGATACGCTTGAAGTGGCGAATGCAACCCTTGGTGCCCTTCGTGGTCGTATTGCTAAAGAGCTTGGCTTGATTGATAGCGATAAATTCAACTTCCTTTGGATTGTTGACTGGCCGATGTTTGAATGGTCTGAAGAAGAAGACCGCTACATGAGCGCCCACCATCCATTTACCCTTCCACAGGAAGAAACAGCTCACGAATTAGAAGGTGATTTGGCTAAGGTTCGTGCCATTGCTTACGATATCGTCTTGAACGGTTATGAGCTTGGCGGTGGTAGCCTTCGTATCAACCAAAAAGACCTTCAAGAACGCATGTTCAAGGCTCTTGGTTTCTCAGCCGAAGAAGCAAATGACCAGTTTGGCTTCCTTCTTGAAGCCATGGATTATGGTTTCCCACCTCACGGTGGCTTGGCTATCGGTCTTGACCGTTTTGTGATGCTCTTAGCAGGAGAAGAGAATATCCGTGAAGTCATTGCCTTTCCTAAGAACAATAAGGCAACCGACCCAATGACACAAGCTCCATCAACAGTCGCTCTCAAACAACTAGAGGAACTCAGCTTACAAGTAGAAGAAGATGAAACAAGCAAAACGAATTAA
- a CDS encoding YitT family protein — protein sequence MKQAKRIKRWRYYLRRFAYQIKILRVLQSISREKYDEKISASLVYGFLSAVAVNFFFQPGHVYSSGATGLAQIISSLSTHWFGFHLPVSATFYAINIPLMILAWYQIGHKFTVFTFITVSMSSLFIQLVPVVTLTEDPIINALFGGVVMGLGIGFALRNSISSGGTDIVSLTIRKKTGKNVGSISFLVNGTIMLIAGLTFGWKYALYSMITIFVSSRVTDAVFTKQKRMQAMIVTSNPDKVIEKIHKKLHRGATMINDAEGTYNHERKAVLITVITRAEFNDFKHIMKQVDPTAFVSVSENVHILGRFVETDN from the coding sequence ATGAAACAAGCAAAACGAATTAAGCGGTGGCGCTATTATCTGCGCCGCTTTGCTTATCAGATAAAAATCTTACGAGTTTTACAAAGTATCTCTCGGGAAAAATATGATGAGAAAATCTCGGCTTCTCTGGTCTATGGCTTTTTGTCAGCAGTAGCAGTCAATTTCTTTTTTCAACCAGGACACGTTTACTCTAGTGGTGCGACAGGTTTGGCACAAATTATCTCCAGTTTAAGTACTCATTGGTTTGGTTTCCATCTACCTGTATCCGCAACCTTTTATGCCATTAATATCCCACTGATGATTTTGGCTTGGTATCAGATTGGACATAAGTTTACGGTCTTTACCTTTATCACGGTATCCATGAGTTCCCTCTTTATCCAGCTTGTGCCCGTTGTGACGCTGACAGAGGATCCCATCATCAATGCTCTTTTTGGGGGTGTTGTCATGGGCTTGGGAATCGGCTTTGCTTTGCGCAATAGTATTTCCAGTGGAGGTACAGATATTGTCAGCCTCACCATTCGCAAGAAAACGGGGAAAAATGTCGGTAGTATTTCTTTCTTGGTCAATGGGACCATCATGTTGATTGCTGGGTTGACCTTTGGTTGGAAATACGCCCTCTACTCCATGATTACTATTTTTGTATCCAGTCGTGTGACAGATGCAGTCTTTACCAAGCAAAAACGGATGCAGGCCATGATTGTGACCAGTAATCCTGACAAGGTAATCGAAAAAATCCATAAAAAATTGCACCGCGGAGCAACCATGATCAACGATGCAGAAGGAACCTATAATCATGAGAGAAAAGCAGTCTTGATTACGGTTATCACTCGAGCAGAGTTTAATGATTTTAAACACATCATGAAACAAGTCGATCCGACAGCCTTCGTCTCTGTATCTGAAAATGTCCACATCCTAGGACGATTCGTAGAAACGGACAATTAG
- a CDS encoding LacI family DNA-binding transcriptional regulator, producing the protein MPVTIKDVAKAAGVSPSTVTRVIQNKSTISDETKKRVRKAMKELNYHPNLNARSLVSSYTQVIGLVLPDDSDAFYQNPFFPSVLRGIAQVASENHYAIQIATGKDEKERLNAISQMVYGKRVDGLIFLYAQEEDPLVKLVAEEQFPFLILGKSLSPFIPLVDNDNVQAGFDATEYFIKKGCSRIAFIGGTKKLFVTQDRLKGYELALKQHQLSIDTNLTYFANEFLEEKGYQFSKRLFKHDPQIDAIITTDSLLAEGVCDYISKHQLNVPVLSFDSVNPRLDLVAYVDINSLELGRTSFETILQIINDAKNNRQICYRQLIAHKIIEK; encoded by the coding sequence ATGCCCGTTACGATTAAAGATGTGGCCAAGGCTGCAGGTGTCTCACCTTCAACCGTAACCCGCGTTATTCAAAACAAATCTACGATTAGTGATGAAACCAAAAAACGAGTTCGCAAGGCTATGAAGGAACTCAACTACCATCCCAATCTCAATGCTCGTAGTCTAGTTAGCAGCTATACTCAAGTTATCGGTTTGGTATTGCCTGACGACTCAGATGCCTTCTACCAAAATCCTTTCTTCCCATCTGTCCTACGAGGGATCGCCCAAGTCGCATCTGAAAACCACTATGCTATTCAGATTGCGACTGGTAAAGATGAGAAGGAGCGTCTCAATGCCATTTCTCAAATGGTCTATGGGAAACGTGTCGATGGTCTAATCTTCCTCTACGCTCAGGAAGAAGATCCACTAGTGAAGCTCGTAGCGGAGGAACAGTTTCCTTTCCTCATCCTCGGAAAATCTCTCTCCCCCTTTATCCCACTTGTTGACAATGATAATGTCCAAGCCGGTTTTGATGCAACTGAGTATTTCATCAAAAAGGGCTGCAGCAGAATCGCCTTTATCGGAGGAACCAAAAAACTTTTCGTTACACAAGACCGTCTAAAAGGTTACGAATTGGCACTCAAACAACACCAACTTTCGATTGATACGAACCTGACCTACTTTGCAAATGAATTTCTAGAAGAAAAGGGGTATCAATTTAGTAAGCGCCTCTTCAAACATGATCCGCAGATTGATGCCATCATCACAACCGACAGCCTTCTAGCTGAAGGGGTTTGCGACTACATCAGTAAGCATCAGTTAAATGTTCCCGTCTTGAGTTTTGACTCTGTCAATCCTCGACTCGACCTAGTAGCCTATGTTGACATCAATAGTCTTGAACTTGGACGAACATCATTTGAAACGATTTTGCAGATTATCAATGACGCGAAAAATAATAGACAGATTTGTTACCGTCAGTTGATCGCCCACAAAATTATCGAAAAATAA
- a CDS encoding DUF1189 domain-containing protein — MLPYPFSYFTSIWGFRKPLSKRFGLNWFQLLFTSIFLISLSMIPIAIQNSSQETYPLDTFIDNVYTPLTDEVIMDLSENAQIVDGKLSYSGTKNQQASLLIGPSPSKELPKDLQLHFDTEELIISKESKELTRIRYHAIQTESFQSKEALTQAISKDWYQQNRVYISLFLVLGASFLFGLNFFIVSLGASLLLYITKKSRLFSFRSFKECYHFILNCLGLPTLITLVLGLFGQNMTTLITVQNILFVLYLVTIFYKTHFRDPDYHK, encoded by the coding sequence ATGCTTCCATATCCATTCTCGTATTTTACTAGTATCTGGGGATTTCGTAAGCCCCTGTCAAAACGTTTCGGACTCAACTGGTTTCAACTCCTCTTTACTAGCATTTTCCTCATCAGCTTGTCCATGATTCCAATTGCCATTCAAAACAGCTCACAGGAAACGTATCCACTGGATACGTTTATCGATAATGTCTACACACCCCTGACAGATGAAGTAATCATGGACTTGTCAGAGAATGCGCAGATAGTAGATGGAAAACTGAGCTATTCTGGGACTAAAAATCAGCAAGCTTCTCTTCTGATTGGTCCAAGTCCAAGTAAGGAGTTGCCAAAGGATTTGCAACTTCATTTTGATACTGAAGAACTCATCATCAGCAAGGAAAGCAAGGAACTGACCCGCATTCGCTACCACGCCATTCAAACGGAGAGTTTCCAGAGTAAGGAAGCTTTAACCCAGGCTATTTCTAAAGACTGGTACCAACAGAACCGTGTCTATATCAGTCTCTTTCTCGTCCTTGGTGCTAGCTTCCTCTTTGGATTGAATTTCTTCATTGTCTCTCTTGGAGCTAGTCTTCTCCTTTATATCACCAAAAAATCACGCCTCTTTTCATTTAGGAGCTTTAAAGAGTGCTACCATTTTATCTTGAACTGTTTAGGATTGCCAACTTTGATTACGCTTGTTTTGGGACTTTTTGGCCAAAATATGACAACCCTTATCACTGTGCAAAACATTCTTTTTGTTCTGTACCTGGTCACTATTTTTTACAAGACACATTTCCGTGATCCAGATTATCATAAATAG
- a CDS encoding sugar ABC transporter permease, with amino-acid sequence MNNSIKLKRRLTQTLTYLYLIGLSIVIIYPLLITIMSAFKTGNVVAFKLDANVDFSFANFQGLFTETLYGTWYLNTLIIALITMAVQTSIIVLAGYAYSRYNFLARKQSLVFFLIIQMVPTMAALTAFFVMALMLNALNHSWFLIFLYVGGGIPMNAWLMKGYFDTVPMSLDESAKLDGAGHFRRFWQIVLPLVRPMVAVQALWAFMGPFGDYILSSFLLREKEYFTVAVGLQTFVSNVKNMKIAYFSAGAILIALPICILFFFLQKNFVSGLTSGGDKG; translated from the coding sequence ATGAATAACTCAATCAAACTCAAACGTAGACTGACTCAAACCCTCACTTACCTCTACTTGATTGGTCTTTCAATCGTGATTATCTATCCACTTTTGATTACTATTATGTCAGCCTTCAAGACTGGTAACGTCGTAGCTTTTAAACTAGATGCTAATGTCGACTTTAGCTTTGCCAACTTCCAAGGGCTCTTCACTGAAACCTTGTACGGCACTTGGTACCTCAACACTTTGATTATCGCTTTGATTACAATGGCTGTTCAAACAAGTATCATCGTACTTGCTGGTTACGCCTACAGCCGTTACAACTTCTTGGCTCGTAAACAAAGTTTGGTCTTCTTCTTGATCATCCAAATGGTGCCAACTATGGCCGCTTTGACAGCCTTCTTCGTTATGGCCCTTATGTTGAACGCCCTTAACCATAGCTGGTTCCTCATCTTCCTATATGTCGGTGGTGGTATCCCAATGAACGCTTGGTTGATGAAAGGTTACTTCGACACCGTGCCAATGTCTCTTGACGAATCTGCGAAACTAGATGGTGCAGGACACTTCCGTCGCTTCTGGCAAATTGTTCTCCCTCTTGTTCGCCCAATGGTGGCTGTACAAGCTCTCTGGGCCTTCATGGGACCTTTCGGGGATTATATCCTCTCTAGTTTCTTGCTTCGTGAGAAAGAATACTTTACTGTTGCCGTCGGTCTCCAAACCTTCGTTAGCAATGTGAAAAACATGAAGATCGCCTACTTCTCAGCAGGTGCTATCCTCATCGCCCTTCCAATCTGTATTCTCTTCTTCTTCCTACAAAAGAACTTTGTTTCAGGACTTACAAGTGGTGGCGACAAGGGATAA